The proteins below come from a single Miscanthus floridulus cultivar M001 chromosome 1, ASM1932011v1, whole genome shotgun sequence genomic window:
- the LOC136489084 gene encoding uncharacterized protein, with the protein MEDLPAPMVIIADWIAALACLFAIKEILQNSGPSKKWMWYSCYIGILVAIFWTYYILRLPRIRWDVAWLPLGPLMAGALSLYVDHVLLESMQDISTLRSYMYNFKAL; encoded by the exons ATGGAAGATTTGCCTGCTCCAATGGTCATAATTGCAG ATTGGATAGCTGCTCTAGCATGCCTATTTGCTATTAAGGAAATACTACAGAATTCAGGCCCATCAAAGAAGTGGATGTGGTACTCGTGCTATATTGGCATTTTGGTAGCCATCTTTTGGACATACTACATCTTGAG GTTGCCAAGAATTCGATGGGATGTTGCATGGCTCCCACTCGGCCCTTTGAT GGCAGGTGCATTGAGCCTTTATGTGGACCATGTGCTGCTGGAGTCAATGCAAGATATCAGCACATTGAGAAGTTACATGTATAACTTCAAGGCCTTGTAG